A section of the Lentisphaerota bacterium genome encodes:
- a CDS encoding glycosyltransferase family 4 protein, with translation MTPPVNPSRAETPPFSGKVAHVMRRFVPAKWGGTESVVFNLARSFISGGMESPVFCTDMFAKPGTEPFDGVPIHRFRYVFPWLFLGDEARAKLRLKGGSPLSFGLFHALLRERGLTVIHAHAQHRLGGIARTVARLRRIPYVVSIHGGYLTLPDDQSRQMQDPFRGKPEWGKLFGWLLGARRVLEDADAILCVGRDEHEQMRARFGDKAHYVPNGVRTDLFRKANAAAFRRHAGLRPGEKLALCVSRIDYQKNQLLLVRAFARFAATRPEWKLALIGAVTVEAYRDRIVEEVRRAGLQDRVLVIPGFPPDDPLLPAAYKAADVFVLPTVHEPFGIVILEAWAAGVPVIASRVGGIPGFSHDGQDILLFEKDDEDGLLERLVRLDADAPLRERLKDQAAREVGRYDWAAVARQVGAIYQAAIERRQEMGATK, from the coding sequence ATGACCCCGCCGGTCAACCCTTCGCGCGCGGAAACGCCGCCGTTCTCCGGCAAGGTGGCCCATGTCATGCGCCGCTTCGTGCCCGCCAAGTGGGGCGGCACCGAGAGCGTGGTCTTCAACCTGGCCCGCTCGTTCATCAGCGGCGGCATGGAGAGCCCGGTGTTTTGCACGGATATGTTCGCCAAACCGGGCACGGAGCCGTTCGACGGTGTGCCCATTCACCGCTTCCGCTACGTCTTTCCATGGCTTTTCCTGGGGGATGAGGCGCGCGCGAAACTCCGCCTGAAGGGCGGGAGCCCTCTATCTTTCGGCCTGTTCCACGCCCTGCTGCGCGAGCGGGGGCTGACCGTGATTCACGCCCACGCCCAGCACCGGCTGGGCGGTATTGCCCGCACCGTGGCCCGTCTGCGAAGGATCCCGTATGTCGTCAGCATCCACGGCGGCTATCTGACGCTGCCGGATGACCAGTCGCGCCAGATGCAGGATCCGTTCCGGGGCAAGCCCGAATGGGGCAAGCTGTTTGGCTGGCTGCTTGGTGCCCGGCGCGTGCTGGAGGATGCCGACGCCATTCTCTGTGTCGGGCGCGACGAGCACGAGCAGATGCGCGCGCGCTTCGGCGACAAGGCGCACTATGTCCCCAACGGCGTCCGCACGGATCTCTTCCGCAAGGCCAATGCCGCCGCGTTCCGCCGGCATGCCGGGTTGCGGCCGGGCGAGAAGCTGGCGCTTTGCGTCTCGCGTATTGATTACCAGAAGAACCAACTGCTTCTTGTGCGCGCCTTCGCGCGGTTCGCCGCCACGCGGCCCGAATGGAAACTGGCGCTGATCGGGGCCGTGACCGTCGAGGCTTACCGGGACCGGATTGTGGAGGAGGTTCGACGGGCCGGCCTGCAGGACCGGGTGCTTGTGATTCCCGGCTTTCCGCCCGATGACCCACTGCTGCCCGCCGCCTACAAGGCGGCGGATGTGTTCGTGCTGCCGACCGTGCATGAGCCCTTCGGCATCGTTATTCTCGAAGCCTGGGCCGCCGGTGTGCCGGTCATCGCCAGCCGCGTGGGCGGCATTCCGGGCTTCTCGCATGACGGACAGGATATCCTGCTGTTCGAAAAGGATGATGAGGATGGACTGCTGGAGCGGCTTGTCCGCCTGGACGCCGATGCCCCGCTGCGCGAACGGCTGAAAGACCAGGCCGCGCGCGAGGTCGGCCGCTACGATTGGGCGGCCGTCGCCCGCCAGGTGGGCGCCATCTACCAGGCGGCGATAGAGAGACGACAGGAGATGGGAGCCACCAAATGA
- a CDS encoding glycosyltransferase has translation MNRDVVAIIMRSKDEMPYAVTALERLASQSWREWTLYNVDSGSKDGTLETVRKFNPDRITEIPPSAYVPGKVLNEMIARTREEFIVFLNADAIPLNEFWLERLLRPLLDGTADATMSKQHARPDARFIVDYDYRRAYDPKNIKEENEDFFSAVACAFRRSWWNRIKFPESGYAEDLAWAKAIREQGARLKLVLDSEVEHSHNYTLKGLYRKKVRHGETYHRMYGQQPRAMRQIYLCLREIARDWLHACRRVKLCTIPYNLAYRIVIHVALHKGLKQAAASAGKQGSR, from the coding sequence ATGAATAGGGATGTCGTCGCGATTATCATGCGCTCGAAAGACGAGATGCCATATGCCGTCACCGCGCTGGAACGACTGGCGAGCCAGAGTTGGAGGGAATGGACCCTCTACAATGTGGACTCCGGATCGAAAGACGGCACCCTGGAGACCGTGCGGAAGTTCAATCCCGACCGGATCACCGAAATCCCTCCTTCGGCGTATGTTCCGGGCAAGGTGCTGAACGAGATGATCGCGCGCACCCGCGAGGAGTTCATCGTGTTTCTCAACGCCGATGCCATTCCGCTGAACGAGTTTTGGCTCGAACGGTTGCTGCGGCCGCTACTGGACGGAACGGCTGATGCCACGATGAGCAAACAGCATGCGCGCCCGGATGCACGCTTCATCGTGGACTACGACTACCGCCGCGCGTACGACCCGAAGAACATCAAGGAAGAGAACGAGGATTTCTTCTCGGCCGTCGCCTGCGCCTTCCGCCGGTCATGGTGGAACCGGATCAAGTTCCCCGAATCCGGTTACGCGGAGGATCTCGCCTGGGCGAAGGCAATCCGCGAGCAGGGTGCCCGCCTGAAATTGGTGCTCGATTCGGAGGTCGAGCATTCGCACAACTACACGCTGAAGGGGTTATACCGAAAAAAAGTCCGTCACGGGGAAACCTACCACCGCATGTACGGACAGCAGCCCCGGGCCATGCGGCAGATCTACCTCTGCCTGCGGGAAATCGCGCGCGACTGGCTCCACGCCTGCCGCCGGGTGAAACTGTGCACGATTCCCTACAATCTCGCCTACCGGATCGTTATCCATGTGGCGTTGCACAAGGGGCTGAAGCAGGCGGCGGCGTCTGCCGGGAAGCAGGGATCTCGATAG
- a CDS encoding glycosyltransferase family 4 protein yields the protein MNIGFSACVLQGGRTGVASYVVNLLHSLQETDAVNTYDVILPASDASLIRDGFPRFRKHVLSNALGRPVPNILWHNLALPGRSQREHYDLVHIPSYRRLPVLKGTRVVATVHDLATLHLDGKYDAARMFYNRRIVPTQIRRADHVITVSRFTAGDLVNLIGYPAEKITVIYPGIHRQHYRPVAGGEARMRLRERYKLEGPFVVFVSRVEHPAKNHLSLIQAFERMKARKPSDLKLVLAGADWNGADMVKDYAARSPVARDVVFTGFVPLEDIPCFYSACEVMAYPSLFEGFGFPIVEAMACGAPVICSNTTSMKEIAADLAPTFDPLNVDAIAGALEGALQRRKDAGLAARGIAYAATFDWRETARKVVEVYRRVAGGQLMPPGCPDVTS from the coding sequence ATGAATATCGGTTTTTCGGCTTGCGTGCTCCAAGGCGGCCGCACGGGCGTGGCCTCGTACGTCGTCAATCTCCTGCATTCGCTGCAGGAAACGGATGCGGTCAACACCTACGACGTGATCCTGCCTGCCTCGGACGCCTCCCTGATCCGCGACGGCTTCCCGCGCTTTCGCAAGCACGTTCTTTCGAACGCCCTGGGCCGCCCGGTTCCCAATATCCTATGGCACAATCTGGCGCTGCCCGGCCGCAGCCAGCGGGAACATTACGACCTGGTCCACATCCCCAGTTACCGCCGTCTGCCCGTACTCAAAGGGACGCGCGTCGTTGCGACCGTCCACGATCTGGCTACGCTCCATCTGGATGGCAAGTACGACGCGGCCCGCATGTTCTACAACCGCCGCATCGTGCCGACCCAGATCCGCCGCGCCGATCACGTCATCACCGTCAGCCGCTTCACGGCCGGGGATCTGGTCAATCTGATCGGCTATCCCGCGGAGAAGATCACCGTCATCTATCCCGGTATTCACCGTCAGCACTATCGCCCCGTTGCCGGAGGCGAGGCGCGGATGCGCCTCCGTGAGCGCTACAAGCTGGAGGGGCCGTTTGTCGTGTTTGTGTCGCGGGTGGAACACCCGGCCAAGAATCATCTGAGCCTGATTCAGGCATTCGAACGTATGAAGGCGCGCAAGCCCTCCGACCTCAAGCTGGTGCTGGCCGGCGCGGATTGGAACGGCGCCGACATGGTCAAGGACTACGCCGCCCGCAGCCCGGTCGCCCGCGATGTGGTTTTCACCGGATTTGTGCCGCTCGAGGATATCCCGTGTTTCTACTCCGCTTGCGAGGTCATGGCCTATCCGTCGCTGTTCGAGGGCTTCGGCTTTCCGATTGTCGAGGCCATGGCCTGTGGCGCGCCGGTCATCTGCTCGAATACCACATCCATGAAGGAAATCGCGGCCGACCTGGCGCCGACCTTCGATCCGTTGAACGTGGACGCGATCGCCGGCGCGCTGGAAGGGGCGCTGCAACGGCGGAAAGATGCCGGACTGGCGGCGCGCGGCATCGCCTACGCCGCCACCTTCGACTGGCGGGAGACCGCCCGCAAGGTGGTAGAGGTCTACCGGCGAGTCGCCGGGGGGCAGTTGATGCCCCCGGGGTGCCCAGATGTCACGTCCTGA